A single genomic interval of Lynx canadensis isolate LIC74 chromosome A2, mLynCan4.pri.v2, whole genome shotgun sequence harbors:
- the LOC115507190 gene encoding GEM-interacting protein isoform X5: MDAAEPGLPPAPESRKRYSDIFRSLDNLEISLGNVTLEMLPGDPVLSGDPESDKTPTATETSETSLWSGLSLEGPAPLTGEELDLRLIRTKGGVDAALEYAKTWSRYAKELLAWTEKRASLELEFTKSIMKIAEAGKVAIHQQSHMPLQYIYTLFLEHDLSLGALAMETVAQQKRNFSQPLAAKRTEIEKWRKEFKEQWLKEQKRMNEAVQALRRAQQQYLQRSEDLWVRSQASPEDPAPQASPGPSKQQERRRRSREEAQAKAQEALALYQACVREANARQQDLEAAKQRIVSHVRKLVLQGDEVLRRVTLGLLGLRGAQAERGPRAFSALAECCEPFEPGQRYQEYVRALRPEAPPPPPPAFSFQEFVPTAHSSPLDTRKKLSGPLPPRLDESAAEAGPWDDVGTGCQGTPGPTPSSDVDSVGGSSESRSLDSPTSSPDLGDGLENGSGSPFRKWTLSGAAQTHRLRRLRGPAKCRECEAFMVSGIECEECFLTCHKRCLETLLILCGHKRLPARTALFGVDFLQLPRDFPEEVPFVITRCTAEIEQRALGVQGIYRISGSRVRVERLCQAFENGRGLVDMSGNSPHDVSSVLKRFLQELTDPVVPFHLYDAFISLAKTLHADPGHDPGTPSPSPEVICSLKTLLVQLPDSNYSTLRHLVAHLFRVAAQFEENKMSANNLGIVFGPTLLRPPDGPGAAGAGPVTCLLDSGHQAQLIEFLIVNYEQIFGMDDLPVATEPPPQDPSPAPGALTINPQPPPSYPTSDPLPSVLTSDPNPDPDPHSTSEKHPEATPPEIPVPQSDDREVADDTKEEGEEVSSQGPEDSLLGTQSRGHFSRQPVKYPRGGVRPVTHQLSSLALVASKLCEETPVTSVPRGSLRRRGPGPTASSPEGSPLRRTPLPKHFEITQETARLLSKLHSEAVPKATCCPDSQPEEVEDHL; this comes from the exons ATGGACGCAGCAGAGCCGG ggctaCCCCCAGCTCCAGAGAGCAGGAAGAGGTACAGTGACATCTTCCGGAGCCTGGACAACCTCGAGATCTCACTGGGGAACGT GACCCTTGAGATGCTGCCTGGAGACCCCGTGCTTTCAGGAGACCCAGAGTCTGACAAGACCCCCACAGCCACTGAG ACCAGTGAAACCAGCCTTTGGAGTGGCCTCTCCCTGGAGGGTCCGGCACCCCTTACAG GGGAAGAATTGGACCTGCGGCTCATTCGGACCAAGGGGGGTGTGGATGCAGCTCTGGAGTATGCCAAGACCTGGAGCCGCTATGCCAAGGAGCTGCTGGCCTGGACCGAGAAGAGAGCCAGCCTTG AGCTAGAGTTTACCAAAAGCATCATGAAGATCGCCGAGGCTGGCAAGGTGGCAATCCACCAGCAG AGCCATATGCCACTGCAGTACATCTACACCCTGTTTCTGGAACATGACCTCAGCCTGGGAGCCCTGGCCATGGAAACAGTGGCCcagcagaaaagaaatttctCCCAG cccctggcagccaaaCGAACTGAGATCGAGAAGTGGCGGAAGGAGTTTAAGGAGCAGTGGCTGAAAGAGCAGAAGCGGATG AATGAGGCGGTGCAGGCACTGCGGAGGGCCCAGCAACAGTACCTGCAGCGCAGCGAGGACCTGTGGGTTCGCTCCCAGGCATCCCCTGAGGACCCGGCACCCCAGGCCTCGCCAGGACCCAGCAAACAGCAGGAGCGGCGGCGGCGATCACGAGAGGAGGCTCAGGCCAAG gCGCAGGAGGCCTTGGCACTGTACCAGGCCTGTGTCCGTGAGGCCAACGCACGGCAGCAGGACCTGGAGGCCGCCAAGCAGCGGATCGTGTCGCATGTGCGCAAGCTGGTGCTGCAGGGGGATGAAGTGCTGAGGCGG GTGACCCTGGGACTGTTAGGGCTTCGAGGGGCACAAGCAGAGCGTGGTCCCCGTGCCTTCTCTGCCCTGGCTGAGTGCTGTGAGCCCTTTGAGCCTGGCCAGCGCTACCAGGAGTATGTGAGGGCGCTGCGGCCCGAGGCCCCACCACCCCCGCCGCCTGCCTTCTCCTTCCAGGAGTTCGTGCCCACTGCACACAG CTCCCCTCTGGACACAAGAAAGAAGCTCTCTGGCCCCCTACCCCCACGGCTGGATGAGAGTGCGGCTGAGGCAGGCCCTTGGGATGATGTAGGCACAGGCTGCCAGG GGACTCCAGGCCCCACTCCAAGCAGCGACGTGGACAGCGTGGGTGGTAGCAGTGAGTCTCGGTCCCTGGACTCTCCCACTTCCAGCCCAG ACCTGGGAGATGGGCTGGAGAACGGCTCAGGAAGCCCCTTCAGGAAGTGGACACTATCTGGCGCAGCCCAGACCCACCGACTGCGGCGGCTACGGGGCCCAGCCAAGTGCCGCGAGTGTGAAGCCTTCATGGTCAGCGGGATTGAGTGTGAGGAG TGCTTTCTGACCTGCCACAAGCGGTGCCTGGAGACTCTACTGATCCTCTGTGGACATAAGCGACTCCCCGCCCGGACCGCCCTCTTTGGAGTCGACTTCCTGCAGCTGCCCAGGGACTTCCCGGAGGAGGTGCCCTTTGTGATCACCAGGTGCACGGCCGAGATAGAACAGCGTGCCCTGGGTGTGCAG GGCATTTATCGGATCAGCGGGTCCCGGGTCCGCGTGGAGCGGCTATGCCAGGCTTTCGAGAATGGCCGAGGGTTGGTGGACATGTCAGGAAACTCCCCTCACGATGTCTCGAGTGTCCTCAAGCGATTCCTCCAGGAG CTCACTGACCCCGTGGTCCCCTTCCACCTCTACGACGCCTTCATCTCTCTGGCTAAGACCCTGCATGCAGACCCTGGGCACGACCCTgggacccccagccccagccctgaggTTATCTGCTCGCTGAAGACCCTCTTGGTGCAGCTGCCTGACTCTAACTACAGCACCCTGCGGCACCTGGTGGCCCATCTGTTCAG GGTGGCTGCACAGTTTGAGGAAAACAAGATGTCTGCCAACAACCTGGGCATTGTGTTTGGGCCAACGCTGCTGCGGCCACCAGACGGTCCAGGGGCAGCTGGTGCTGGCCCTGTCACCTGCCTACTAGACTCTGGGCACCAGGCTCAGCTCATTGAGTTCCTCATTGTTAACTACGAGCAAATCTTTGGGATGGACGACCTCCCCGTGGCCACTGAGCCTCCACCCCAAGACCCCAGTCCAGCTCCTGGGGCTCTCACAATCAACCCCCAGCCACCACCCTCATACCCTACCTCAGATCCCCTGCCCTCAGTCCTAACCTCGGACCCCAACCCAGACCCTGATCCCCACAGTACCTCGGAGAAGCATCCTGAAGCTACGCCTCCTGAG ATTCCAGTTCCACAGAGTGACGACAGAGAAGTGGCTGATGACaccaaagaggaaggagaggaag TGTCCAGCCAAGGTCCAGAGGACTCACTCCTGGGAACACAATCCCGTGGTCACTTCAGCCGCCAGCCAGTGAAATATCCCCGGGGCGGCGTTCGGCCAGTCACCCACCAGCTGTCCAGCTTGGCCCTGGTGGCTTCCAAATTGTGCGAGGAGACCCCTGTGACATCAGTGCCCCGAGGAAGCTTGCGGAGGAGGGGACCTGGCCCTACAGCCTCCTCCCCTGAGGGCAGCCCTCTGCGCCGCACCCCGCTGCCCAAGCATTTTGAGATCACCCAAGAGACAGCCCGGCTACTCTCCAAGCTACACAGCGAGGCTGTGCCCAAGGCCACCTGCTGCCCAGACTCCCAACCTGAGGAAGTCGAGGACCATCTCTGA
- the LOC115507190 gene encoding GEM-interacting protein isoform X2 produces the protein MDAAEPGLPPAPESRKRYSDIFRSLDNLEISLGNVTLEMLPGDPVLSGDPESDKTPTATETSETSLWSGLSLEGPAPLTGEELDLRLIRTKGGVDAALEYAKTWSRYAKELLAWTEKRASLELEFTKSIMKIAEAGKVAIHQQSHMPLQYIYTLFLEHDLSLGALAMETVAQQKRNFSQPLAAKRTEIEKWRKEFKEQWLKEQKRMNEAVQALRRAQQQYLQRSEDLWVRSQASPEDPAPQASPGPSKQQERRRRSREEAQAKAQEALALYQACVREANARQQDLEAAKQRIVSHVRKLVLQGDEVLRRVTLGLLGLRGAQAERGPRAFSALAECCEPFEPGQRYQEYVRALRPEAPPPPPPAFSFQEFVPTAHSSPLDTRKKLSGPLPPRLDESAAEAGPWDDVGTGCQGTPGPTPSSDVDSVGGSSESRSLDSPTSSPGPGTRRLVKVSSTGTESSDDFEERDPDLGDGLENGSGSPFRKWTLSGAAQTHRLRRLRGPAKCRECEAFMVSGIECEECFLTCHKRCLETLLILCGHKRLPARTALFGVDFLQLPRDFPEEVPFVITRCTAEIEQRALGVQGIYRISGSRVRVERLCQAFENGRGLVDMSGNSPHDVSSVLKRFLQELTDPVVPFHLYDAFISLAKTLHADPGHDPGTPSPSPEVICSLKTLLVQLPDSNYSTLRHLVAHLFRVAAQFEENKMSANNLGIVFGPTLLRPPDGPGAAGAGPVTCLLDSGHQAQLIEFLIVNYEQIFGMDDLPVATEPPPQDPSPAPGALTINPQPPPSYPTSDPLPSVLTSDPNPDPDPHSTSEKHPEATPPEIPVPQSDDREVADDTKEEGEEVSSQGPEDSLLGTQSRGHFSRQPVKYPRGGVRPVTHQLSSLALVASKLCEETPVTSVPRGSLRRRGPGPTASSPEGSPLRRTPLPKHFEITQETARLLSKLHSEAVPKATCCPDSQPEEVEDHL, from the exons ATGGACGCAGCAGAGCCGG ggctaCCCCCAGCTCCAGAGAGCAGGAAGAGGTACAGTGACATCTTCCGGAGCCTGGACAACCTCGAGATCTCACTGGGGAACGT GACCCTTGAGATGCTGCCTGGAGACCCCGTGCTTTCAGGAGACCCAGAGTCTGACAAGACCCCCACAGCCACTGAG ACCAGTGAAACCAGCCTTTGGAGTGGCCTCTCCCTGGAGGGTCCGGCACCCCTTACAG GGGAAGAATTGGACCTGCGGCTCATTCGGACCAAGGGGGGTGTGGATGCAGCTCTGGAGTATGCCAAGACCTGGAGCCGCTATGCCAAGGAGCTGCTGGCCTGGACCGAGAAGAGAGCCAGCCTTG AGCTAGAGTTTACCAAAAGCATCATGAAGATCGCCGAGGCTGGCAAGGTGGCAATCCACCAGCAG AGCCATATGCCACTGCAGTACATCTACACCCTGTTTCTGGAACATGACCTCAGCCTGGGAGCCCTGGCCATGGAAACAGTGGCCcagcagaaaagaaatttctCCCAG cccctggcagccaaaCGAACTGAGATCGAGAAGTGGCGGAAGGAGTTTAAGGAGCAGTGGCTGAAAGAGCAGAAGCGGATG AATGAGGCGGTGCAGGCACTGCGGAGGGCCCAGCAACAGTACCTGCAGCGCAGCGAGGACCTGTGGGTTCGCTCCCAGGCATCCCCTGAGGACCCGGCACCCCAGGCCTCGCCAGGACCCAGCAAACAGCAGGAGCGGCGGCGGCGATCACGAGAGGAGGCTCAGGCCAAG gCGCAGGAGGCCTTGGCACTGTACCAGGCCTGTGTCCGTGAGGCCAACGCACGGCAGCAGGACCTGGAGGCCGCCAAGCAGCGGATCGTGTCGCATGTGCGCAAGCTGGTGCTGCAGGGGGATGAAGTGCTGAGGCGG GTGACCCTGGGACTGTTAGGGCTTCGAGGGGCACAAGCAGAGCGTGGTCCCCGTGCCTTCTCTGCCCTGGCTGAGTGCTGTGAGCCCTTTGAGCCTGGCCAGCGCTACCAGGAGTATGTGAGGGCGCTGCGGCCCGAGGCCCCACCACCCCCGCCGCCTGCCTTCTCCTTCCAGGAGTTCGTGCCCACTGCACACAG CTCCCCTCTGGACACAAGAAAGAAGCTCTCTGGCCCCCTACCCCCACGGCTGGATGAGAGTGCGGCTGAGGCAGGCCCTTGGGATGATGTAGGCACAGGCTGCCAGG GGACTCCAGGCCCCACTCCAAGCAGCGACGTGGACAGCGTGGGTGGTAGCAGTGAGTCTCGGTCCCTGGACTCTCCCACTTCCAGCCCAG GCCCCGGCACAAGGCGGTTGGTGAAGGTGTCATCCACAGGCACCGAGTCCTCAGATGACTTTGAGGAGCGAGACCCTG ACCTGGGAGATGGGCTGGAGAACGGCTCAGGAAGCCCCTTCAGGAAGTGGACACTATCTGGCGCAGCCCAGACCCACCGACTGCGGCGGCTACGGGGCCCAGCCAAGTGCCGCGAGTGTGAAGCCTTCATGGTCAGCGGGATTGAGTGTGAGGAG TGCTTTCTGACCTGCCACAAGCGGTGCCTGGAGACTCTACTGATCCTCTGTGGACATAAGCGACTCCCCGCCCGGACCGCCCTCTTTGGAGTCGACTTCCTGCAGCTGCCCAGGGACTTCCCGGAGGAGGTGCCCTTTGTGATCACCAGGTGCACGGCCGAGATAGAACAGCGTGCCCTGGGTGTGCAG GGCATTTATCGGATCAGCGGGTCCCGGGTCCGCGTGGAGCGGCTATGCCAGGCTTTCGAGAATGGCCGAGGGTTGGTGGACATGTCAGGAAACTCCCCTCACGATGTCTCGAGTGTCCTCAAGCGATTCCTCCAGGAG CTCACTGACCCCGTGGTCCCCTTCCACCTCTACGACGCCTTCATCTCTCTGGCTAAGACCCTGCATGCAGACCCTGGGCACGACCCTgggacccccagccccagccctgaggTTATCTGCTCGCTGAAGACCCTCTTGGTGCAGCTGCCTGACTCTAACTACAGCACCCTGCGGCACCTGGTGGCCCATCTGTTCAG GGTGGCTGCACAGTTTGAGGAAAACAAGATGTCTGCCAACAACCTGGGCATTGTGTTTGGGCCAACGCTGCTGCGGCCACCAGACGGTCCAGGGGCAGCTGGTGCTGGCCCTGTCACCTGCCTACTAGACTCTGGGCACCAGGCTCAGCTCATTGAGTTCCTCATTGTTAACTACGAGCAAATCTTTGGGATGGACGACCTCCCCGTGGCCACTGAGCCTCCACCCCAAGACCCCAGTCCAGCTCCTGGGGCTCTCACAATCAACCCCCAGCCACCACCCTCATACCCTACCTCAGATCCCCTGCCCTCAGTCCTAACCTCGGACCCCAACCCAGACCCTGATCCCCACAGTACCTCGGAGAAGCATCCTGAAGCTACGCCTCCTGAG ATTCCAGTTCCACAGAGTGACGACAGAGAAGTGGCTGATGACaccaaagaggaaggagaggaag TGTCCAGCCAAGGTCCAGAGGACTCACTCCTGGGAACACAATCCCGTGGTCACTTCAGCCGCCAGCCAGTGAAATATCCCCGGGGCGGCGTTCGGCCAGTCACCCACCAGCTGTCCAGCTTGGCCCTGGTGGCTTCCAAATTGTGCGAGGAGACCCCTGTGACATCAGTGCCCCGAGGAAGCTTGCGGAGGAGGGGACCTGGCCCTACAGCCTCCTCCCCTGAGGGCAGCCCTCTGCGCCGCACCCCGCTGCCCAAGCATTTTGAGATCACCCAAGAGACAGCCCGGCTACTCTCCAAGCTACACAGCGAGGCTGTGCCCAAGGCCACCTGCTGCCCAGACTCCCAACCTGAGGAAGTCGAGGACCATCTCTGA